A stretch of DNA from Streptomyces sp. NBC_01197:
CGAGCGTGCCGGTGTCAGCAAGCCCGTGCTCTACCAGCACTTCCCGGGCAAGCTCGATCTCTACCTGGCCCTGCTGGACCAGCACTGCGAGTCGCTGCTCCAGGCGGTCCGTACGGCCCTGGCGTCGACCACGGATAACAAACTGCGCGTGGCGGCGACGATGGACGCCTACTTCGCGTACGTCCAGGACGAGGGCGGCGCGTTCCGGCTGGTCTTCGAGTCCGATCTGACGAACGAGCCGGCCGTGCGCGAGCGCGTCGAGCGGGTCTCGCTCCAGTGCGCCGAGGCGATCTCGGACATCATCGCCGGGGACACCGGGCTCTCCAAGGAGGAGTCGATGCTGCTGGCCGTGGCTCTCGGCGGTGTCTCCCAGGTGGTGGCCCGTTACTGGCTCTCCAGCGAGTCGGGCATCCCGCGCGACACGGCGGTGCAGCTGCTCACCTCGCTGGCCTGGCGCGGCATCGCGGGCTTCCCGCTGCACGGCAGCGACCAGAGCTGACCCGGGCCGGGGCCGTGTTCGCTGCGGGCGTGCGGTGCTGACGTCTTACGGGCCGCCGGGCCCGGCTAATGTGTGCTGCGTACGGCGCGGCTGACCGCGCACCGCACGACCGTCGGAGGGACATAGCCGTGGAGGTCAAGATCGGGGTTCAGCACGCACCCCGGGAGATCGTTCTGGAGAGCGGGCAGTCCGCCGAGGAGGTCGAGCGCTCGGTTGCCGACGCGCTGGCCGGCAAGGCGCAGCTGCTCAGCCTCACGGACGACAAGGGCCGCAAGGTCCTGGTACCTGCCGACCGCATCGCGTACGTGGAGCTCGGCGAGCCCGCGACCCGCCGGGTCGGGTTCGGCGCTCTCTAGGCAGAGCTCCGCAGGCCGCACAGCGGCAGGACGGACGACGGGAACGGCCCGGCGGTCAACACGACCGCCGGGCCGTTCCCGTGCGTGTGGTCCGGCGGCGCCAAGGATTGCGTTCCACGGCCGCCGGGTAAGACCGACATCAGTAAAGGATCAGTCGGCTCACAGCTGACTCACAGCGGCGCGCGGAAGGGACGACATGCTCTGGGAAGCCCTCGCATCAGTACTGCTCGGCCTGGCGCTGGCCTGGTACGCGACACGGAAGCTGCCCACCCGCCTGCCGTCCCGGCACGTGGTGCTGGCCACGGGCCCGGTCGGCGCCCTCTTCGGCGCCTTCCTCACCCGCTCCGCACTCGGCCCCGGCCACGGCCCGGTGGTCCTGCTGGGCGCGGTGGTGATCGGAGCGGTGGTGCTCTCCCTGCTGCTCCGCCCGGGCCACCGGATCCGGCGGTCAGCGGCGGTGTAGCCCGCGCCACGGCCGCCGCCCAGCCCCGGGAGGGCCCGAGTTGCGCGGGCCGGGGGATCCGGTCAGGCGGCCAGGCCCAGTGCGGCCATCCGCTTGGTGTGGGCCTCGGTGATCCTGGTGAACATCCTGCCGACCTCCGCCAGGTCGAAGCCGTCGGAGACACCGCCCACCAGCATCGTGGAGAGCGCGTCCCGGTCCGCCACCACCCGCTGGGCCTGGCTCAGAGCCTCGCCCATCAGACGTCGCGCCCACAGCGCCAGGCGGCCGCCGACCCGGGGCTCCGCCTCGATCGCCGCCCGTACCTTCTCGACGGCGAAGTTGCCGTGCCCCGTGTCGTCGAGCACACCGAGCACCAGCTCGCGGGTGTCGGTGTCCAGCCGGGCCGCCACCTCGCGGTAGAAGTCACTCGCGATCGAGTCGCCGACGTACGCCTTGACCAGGCCCTCCAGCCAGTCCGACGGCGCGGTCTGGCGGTGGAAGTCGTCCAGGGCCTGGGCGAAAGGCTCCATGGACGCCGTGGGCTCCACATCGATCGCGGACAGCCGCTCGGCCAGCCGCTCGAAGTGGGAGAACTCGGCGGACGCCATTTTCGCCAGGGCCGCCTTGTCGCCCAGCGTCGGCGCGAGCTTGGCGTCCTCGGCGAGGCGCTCGAAGGCCGCCAGCTCTCCGTACGCGAGCGCGCCGAGCAGGTCAACGACCGCTGCGTGGTACCTCGGGTCGGCCGACGCCGTCTCCCAGTTCTGCGCGGCGATACCGGTCTGTTCCTTGGCGGTGTCAGGCGTCTGCATGGACCGCACAATAGCGCTCCGTCCGCCAGGGATGAATTGCCGAGCGCGGCCCCCGGCGGGATGCGGGCCGGGATGTACGGAAGGTGCGGGCGCGCCCCTGGTGAGAATCGGGCGGAGACCGGGCGGGGCCCCTGTGACCGGGGGGAACACGGTGCCGGGAGAGGTCGGTGTGGGCGCGGTGGACCAGTGTGGCTTTGGTCTCCTGATGAATTCACCCAACGCACCTGCGGGATTTGGGGGTACAGTGGTAATGCGCCTGTCGAATGTTCAGCATGTTCGGTGGGTCATCCGAATGAGGATGCCCGGTCGGTGGCCCGATCGGCTCCATCTGACCGCCCTCACCAATTCGATGTGAGGGGCCCCCTCAGCGGCACGAGCGCTTGAGCGAAGGCAGTGGTCCCGCGCCAGTCGGCACGGTACGACCCCCTTGTTCGCCTCGGTCCGCGTCTCACAGAAGAGGCAGCACCCTGACTACGTTCCGAGACCTCGGTATTCTCACCGAGACCGCCGAAGCCCTTGAGGCCGTCGGCATCACGTCCCCCTTCCCCATCCAGGAGATGACGCTCCCCGTCGCGCTCGCCGGCTCCGACGTCATCGGCCAGGCCAAGACCGGCACCGGCAAGACGCTCGGCTTCGGACTGCCGCTCCTGGAGCGCGTCACCGTCCCCGCGGACGTCGAGGCGGGCCGGGCCAAGCCCGAGCTGCTGACCGACGCCCCCCAGGCGCTCGTCGTCGTCCCCACCCGCGAGCTGTGCCAGCAGGTCACCAACGACCTGCAGACCGCCGGCAAGGCCCGTAACGTCCGGGTGCTCGCCATCTACGGCGGCCGGGCCTACGAGCCGCAGGTCGAAGCGCTGAAGAAGGGCGTCGACATCATCGTCGGCACCCCGGGCCGGCTGCTCGACCTGGCGGGTCAGAAGAAGCTCAACCTCGGTCACATCCGCGCGCTCGTCCTGGACGAGGCCGACGAGATGCTGGACCTGGGCTTCCTCCCCGACGTCGAGCGCATCATGAGCATGCTGCCGGCGCGCCGTCAGACGATGCTGTTCTCGGCGACCATGCCCGGCGCGGTCATCAGCCTGGCCCGCCGCTACATGTCGCAGCCGACGCACATCCGCGCCACCTCGCCGGACGGCGAGGGCCAGACGGTCGCGAACATCACCCAGCACATCTTCCGCGCGCACTCCATGGACAAGCCCGAGCTCGTCTCGCGCATCCTCCAGGCGGACGGCCGCGGTCTGGCGATGATCTTCTGCCGCACGAAGCGGACGGCCGCCGACATCGCCGAGCAGCTCGCCACCCGCGGTTTCGCCTCTGGCGCGGTCCACGGTGACCTCGGCCAGGGCGCCCGCGAGCAGGCGCTGCGCGCCTTCCGCAACGGCAAGGTCGACGTTCTCGTCTGCACCGACGTCGCGGCCCGCGGTATCGACGTCGACGATGTGACGCACGTCATCAACTACCAGTCCCCCGAGGACGAGAAGACGTATCTGCACCGCATCGGCCGCACCGGCCGAGCGGGCAAGTCGGGTACGGCGATCACCCTGGTCGACTGGGACGACATCCCCCGCTGGAAGCTGATCAACAAGGCGCTTGACCTGCCGTTCGACGAGCCGGAGGAGACCTACTCCACCTCGGCGCACCTCTACGAGCTGCTGGGTATCCCCACCGGTACGAAGGGTGTCCTGCCGCGCGCTGACCGTACGCGCGCCGGGCTCGGCGCGGAAGCGGTCGAGGACCTGGGCGAGACCGGCGGCCGCGGCCGCAAGGCGTCCGTGCCCGCTCCCGCCGTGAAGGAGGAGCGCGCCCCGCGTACTCCCCGCCAGCGCAGGCGCACCCGCAACGGCGCACCGCTCACGGAGTCCGGCGCCGCCGCCCCCGCGGCGGAGGCCGTGACCGAGCGGTCCGCACCGGCGGACCAGGCCGACAACGCCGACGAGGTACGCGCGCCGCGCCGCCGCCGCCGGACTCGGTCGAGCGGCGCTGACACCCAGACCGCCGTCGCCGAGGCAGCTGTGGTGGCTCCGGCAGCACCGGTGGCCGAGGCTGAGGCACCTGCCGCGGTCAAGCCGAAGCGGACCCGGACCCGGACGGCCAAGGCGACCGGTACGAAGGCCGCCGAGGCCGAGGCTCCGGCAGCCGCAGCGGCCGAGCCGGAGACGGCTGAGGCGAAGCCGAGGCGCCGCCGCACGAGGGCGCCGAAGGCGGCACAGCCCGAGAGCTGAGACCGATCGCTGGTGGCCCGGACCCTGTGAGCGGGGTCCGGGCCACTGGTGTGTCCGGCCCCGGAGTTCCGCCTCTCCGGGAACGGCACTGCCGGAGACGCTAGCCTCATGTCATGAGCAGGCCTCTCACCTTCGCGCCGCCCGCCGGCACTCACGCCGGCCCCCTGCGGACATCTCGCGGCACCTTCGCATCGCTGGTGACTCCCGCCGCGGGGTCCGCTGCCCCGGAGCCCCGGCCCACCGTCCTTCTGCTCCCCGGGTTCACCGGGAGCAAGGAGGACTTCACCGCGATGCTCCAGCCGCTCGCCACCGCGGGCTACCGCGTGGTCGCCGTCGACGGGCGGGGGCAGTACGAGACCCCGGGCCCGGACGACCAAGCGGCTTACACACAGGGTGAGTTGGCCCGGGACTTACTCGCACAGGCAGCGGCGGTCGGCACCCCCGTACATCTGGTCGGGCACTCGCTCGGCGGGCAGATCGCCCGTGCGGCGGTGCTGCTCGACCCGGCGCCGTTCGCGTCCCTGACGCTGATCTCGTCCGGCCCCGCAGAGGTCACCGCCGCCCAGCAGCAGAAGATCAAGCTGCTGACCGACGCGCTCGCCAGGCTGGGGATGGAGCAGGTGTGGGAGGCGATGCGCGCGATGGGTCCGCCGCAGGACGCCGACACGGACGGTGAACCGGCCCTGCGGCGGCGCTGGTTGATGCACAATCCGGCCCAGCTCATGGCGACCGGGCGGCAGTTGTCGACCGAACCGGACCGGGTGGACGAGCTCGCCGCCCTCCCGCTCGCCCGGCATGTCGTGTCGGGCGAGAGCGACGACACCTGGCCGGTGCCGCTGCTGGACGAGATGGCCGTACGGCTCGGGGCGGTACGGAGCGTCATCGCGGGCGCCGAGCACTCCCCCAACACCGACCGGCCCGAGCGGACGGCCGAGGCGCTGACCGCGTTCTGGGACCGGCACTGCGGCTGATCAGCTCATCAGTACTGCGACTGGCCGGTACCCCAGCCGGTCAGTACTGCGACTGGCCGGTACCGCAGCCGGTCAGTACTGCGACTGAAGGTGGTTCCAGAAGCCGTCCCGCAGCGCCCGCCGCAGGTCGCCGTGGCCGCGCAGCGACCGCTGGAGCAGCCGTTCCGCGTCGACCAGCAGATCCTGGTCCACCGGACCCGGCAGATAGGGGCGCCCCGGCAGCAGCTCGGCCAGCGTCTGGCGGCCGCGTTCGGAGAGCCAGGTCGCCGCGATCTGCGCACCGATGAAGCGGACGTCCTCGCGGGACGGCGGCGGCGTCCCCTCCTCGTACACCGTGACCGGGCGGCGCCCCACGTACGGCTTCCAGAAGTCCAGGTCGAAGGTCCGCTGGCTGTCGACCTCCCAGAGCAGCGGCTCGGCCTGGTTGCGGCCCTCCCCCGCCTCGATGCCCCAGAGGTGGACCCGCGCCCCGTACCCCTGGGCGGCCTCGACGGCGGAGACCAGGTCCTCGTCGCCGCCGACCAGCGCGGCATCGCTGATCGCGCGGTGCCTGGCGAGCGATTCCAGATCCGTGCGGATCAGGGAATCGACGCCTTTCTGCTGGTTGTTGGCGTTCAGATTGCCGAGGCGGACCTTGACGTCCGGGAGTTCGGCGATGGACTGCTGCTCGGGGGTGTGGATACGGCGCCGGGCGCCGTCGTACCAGTACACCCGGAGCAGCCTGCTGTCCGCGAAGATGGTCCGCGCCCTGTCGATGAACGCCTCGATCAGGCCCTCCGCGTCCAGGTCGAACGATCTGCGGTCCTCATTCCCGGTGACCAGCAGGCCGGCGGCTGCGTACACATATCCGGCGTCGACGAAGATCGCGTGCGTGGAGGGTGTCTTGGACACCTCGGAGAGCACGCGCTGGAGGAGCGCGTTGGTGCGCTCCAGCTGGGCGCTGATATCTGGATCGTTCATACGGGGTTCATTCTCTGTGGCGTCACGGAGTGAGCACAACCTGCGGCCCGACCCATCGGTCGTTAGGCTGACGAAAATTTTATTTAGCGTAGGGAATGTTTGCCGGGGGCAACCCGTTGTCACCTACGGAACGTGTTGCACGCTAATCACGCAATCACCTCTTAACGGACGGGCAACCGTCCGGACTCAGCGCGGGACGAGACTGTGGGAACCCGCACCAGTAGTTCTCCTAGCAGGAGGATCAGACGAAGGGAGAAGCCTTGCGCTTCGAAATCATGCGACTCGATGACGTCGATGGCTCCGCCATGGACAGCACCGTCGTAGACGCCGCCTCCGTCAACCGGATCGTGCAGCAGGCCGCCGCAATCGGCCAGCGCATCTACATCCGCCCGGCCGAATCGTCGGCCTCGTAACAGCGGAAGATTTTTCAGACGAAGCGCCCCCGTGCAGATGCACGGGGGCGCTGTGCGTCCCCCACCGGGCGTCGGGACCGGGCCATGCGGGTCAGGCGATGCAGGTCAGGCGATGGGCGCGCTCATCCGGCCTTGATGACCTGCGTGATGCCGTTGATGATCTGCTGCACCGCGATCGCGGACAGCATCATTCCGGCGAGCCGGGTCACCAGCACCACACCGCCGTCCTTGATGACCCGGATGATCAGCAGTGAGTACCGCATGGTCACCCAGAGCACCACGTGCATGGCGACGATCGCGGCCCACACGGACACCTGCTGCGCCACGGTGGACGCGTGCTGCACAGCGAGGATCACCGAGACGATCGCACCGGGCCCCGCCAGCAGCGGCATCCCCAGCGGCACGAGAGCCACATTGACGTCCTTCGTCTGCGTCGGCTCGTCGGTCTTGCCGGTGAGCAGGTCGAGCGCGATGAGCAGCAGGAGCAGCCCGCCGGCGATCATCAGCGCCGGTACGGAGACATGCAGGTAGTCCAGGATCTGCTGGCCCAGCAGACCGAAGACGGTGATCACCCCGAGGGCCACCGCCACCGCCTGCCCGGCCATCCGGCGCTGGACCTTGGCGGGTCGGCCCGCGGTGAGGGCGAGGAAGATCGGGGTGATGCCAGGGGGGTCCATGATCACGAAAAGCGTGACAAAGAGGGATCCGAAAACGGCGACGTCGAACACAGTGAGGGCCTTGCTTGCGTGGAGAGAGTGAGCGGGGACGGTGGTACCGGAACGCGCGGATGCGGGCCGGTACGGAGGTGGCACCGCGGAGTGCCGCCGGAGAGCGGCACACCGGAAGGTGACAGAACGGGAGAGGGCGGGAGCCATCGGGCACCGGACCCGCGTACGGTCCGGGCGGGGCGGGGCGTTGCTAGGCGGAGTGTCCGCCGGCGCCCGGCACCGGGAAGGCCCCGGTCGCGCGCCGGGTGATCTCGCCGTAGACATCGGGATGCGTCGTACACGCCCCGAGTTCCACGAATTTCCGGCTGCCGTGATAGTCGCTGGAGCCCGTGATCAGCAGCCCCAGGTCGGCGGCGAGCCCCCGCAGCCTGGCCCGGGTGGGCTCGTCGTGGTCCATGTGGTCGACCTCGATGCCGTCGAGGCCGCAGGCGGCCAGATCCGCGATCACGGACTCGGGCACCACCCTGCCCCGCTTGACGGCCTGCGGGTGGGCGAAGACGGTGACGCCGCCGGCCTGCTTGACCAGCCGGACCGCGGTGAAGGGGTCGAGTTCGTGCTTCTCGGCGTACGCGCGTCCGCCGTCGGCCAGCCACTCGCCGGTGAAGGCGTCGGACACGGTCTCGACGACCCCCAGCTCCACCAGGGCGGTGGCGATGTGCGGACGGCCCAGCGAGGCGTCTCCGGCGATGCGCGCCACCTGCTCCCAGGTGATCGGGACGCCCAGCTCCTGGAGCTTGCGGACCATGGTGCGCGCACGCGGGACGCGGTCGTCCCGTACGAGTTCGCGCTCGCGCAGGAACTCCGGCTCGTCGGGGTCGAAGAGGTACGCGAGCATGTGCAGACCGATGCCGTCGGCCTCGGCGGTACCGGCGAGCCGGCAGGAGAGCTCGGCGCCCGCGACGAGGGTCAGCTCTGCGGGCAGCGCCGCGCGGGCCTCCGCGTGGCCGCGGGTCGAGTCGTGGTCGGTGAGGGCGACGACATCGAGTCCGGCGGCGGCCGCGTTGCGCATCAGCTCCGCGGGGGTGTCCGTACCGTCCGAGGCCGTGGAGTGGGTGTGCAGATCGATGCGCACGACACGGGACTCCGGAGCTCGGGGACGTAGGACGGTCCGTCCAACAGGGGACGTTCAAGGGTAACCGGCGTACGAAGCTGTCCGGGCCGGGTCACGGAGGGCCCGCATCACTCAGCTCCACCCCACGGGCCTACCGGCTGCACCGGCTCGCGCAGGCCCGTCAGCCCGCCGTCAGCCCAGGATGCGCGGGGAGAGCGCCCCGCACGGCAGCAGTTCCACTTCCGTGCCGACTTCGCGCAGGTCCGTGAGGACCAGTTCGTCGTACATCAGCAGCCCCGACTGCTCGGGCCAGAGGATCGCCCACAGCCAGAGCCCGCGCGCCTCCCCCGCGAAGACCGCACGATCGGTGGGGGACTCGATGCGCCAGAGCGGGGTGGGGCGGCCCGCGGCGAGCACCTTGGCCTGCGGGGGTTTATTGACGTCGATGTACTGGCCGGGGTCGGGGCCCTCGATGCCCGCGTACCGCGCGCCAAGCCCGACGCCCAGCTCCTCGGCCACCAGCAGCAGCTCCCCCGGGCCTTCGAGCGGGCCCGGGCCCGAGCAGGCCACGGCGGTGGCGCGGCCCCCGCTGCGGTCGTCGCCCGCGCTTACCACGCCCGTGAAAAGCCAGCCGATGGGCAGCGGCCACGGCATCCACACAGGCACCCGCGCGCGGCTGGCCACCACCTCCAGCGCGTCGACGCTGGGCGGGAGAACCGGCTGCAGCGGATAGATGACGCCGTCCACGTCGCACTGCCACGCGTCGGCGAAGAGGCCGGGTGCCCTGACCCGGCCGCCACACTTCGGGCAACTGGGTTCGCCCCTCATACCTCCCAACGGTCCTCCCCGGCGGTCAGCACGTCAAGGACGATCACCCGTCCGCCGCGCACACGTGCGGAAACTAGATGCATGTTGCATTCATTAGCCTCACTAACTTATTATGTGTATAACACAACGTTCTGGCGCGGCGATCAGGCGCCAGGTTCCAACCGAGAGTGAGGGCGTCCCATGCCAGGAGAGGATCCGTTCGACGAAGGGGCCGGAAGCATCCTGCGCCAGCCGATGGCCGTCTGGGCCACGGCGGGAGCTTCGGTCGTGGCCTTCATGGGGATCGGACTGGTCGACCCGATCCTGCCGTCCATCGCCAAGGGGCTGCAGGCCACACCGAGCCAGGTCTCGCTGCTCTTCACCTCCTACTTCCTGATCACCGCCGTCGCGATGCTGGTCACCGGCTGGGTCTCCAGCCGGATCGGCGGTAAGAAGACCCTGCTGGCCGGGCTCGCCCTGGTCGTGGTCTTCGCCGCCCTCTCGGGCACCTCGGGCTCGGTCGGGGAACTGGTCGGCTTCCGGGCCGGCTGGGGGCTTGGCAACGCGCTCTTCGTCTCCACCGCGCTCGCCGTCATCGTCGGCGCGGCGGCGGGCGGCAGCGCCGCCGCGATCCTGCTGTACGAATCAGCGCTCGGCCTCGGGATGGCCTGCGGGCCGCTGGTCGGCGCGCTGCTCGGAAACGCCAGCTGGCGCTACCCCTTCTTCGGCACCGCGGCGCTGATGGCCATCGGCTTCGTCTGCATCTCGTTCCTGCTGAGGGAACAGCCCAAGCCGGCCAGGAAGACCTCGCTGCTCGATCCCATCAGGGCGCTCGGCCACGGCGGACTCGCCTCCGTCGCCGGATCGGCCTTCTTCTACAACTACGCGTTCTTCACGGTGCTGGCCTTCACTCCGTTCGTGCTGAACATGACGCCGTACAAGTCGGGCGCGGTCTTCTTCGGCTGGGGCCTGCTGCTCGCGGTGTTCTCCGTACTCGTGGCGCCCCGGCTCCAGAAGCGCTTCGGCACCCTCAAGGTGCTGGGTGCCTCACTGGTACTGCTCGCCGCCGACCTGGTGGTCCTCGGCTACGGCAGTCACACGACGGCCATCGTCTGCACGATCCTCTCCGGTGCCTTCATCGGCCTCAACAACACCGTCTACACGGAACTGGCGCTCGGCGTCTCGGACGCGCCGCGCCCGGTGGCGAGTGCGGGCTACAACTTCGTCCGCTGGTTCGCGGCGGCCGCCGCACCCTTCCTCGCCCCGCACATCGAGGGCTGGACCGACATCCACATCCCCTTCGTGGTGGCCGCGGCCGCCGCGGTGCTGGGCGCGCTGGTCGTATGGGTACGGCGGACGGCGCTGACCCACGAGGCCGAGGAGCTGGAACCGGTCCACGCGACCGAGGACGGTGTGTCCGCCTTCGTGAACTGAACCGGCCGGACGAACAGTCAGGCCGGAACGGAACCCGACTGACAGTCCAGCAGAACAGAACCGGGCCCAGCCGGCCGATCAGTCCAGCGGAACGGACCTGCGCAGCGGATCGCGCAGGTCCGTTCCGCGTGCCAGCCAGCGCTCCTGGAGTTCCGCGGCGCCGTGCACCCGCTTCCACGCCGCCTCGTTGTCCGTCATCGGCAGCAGCGGCAGAAAGCGGACCGGGTCCAGCGGCGCGTCCAGCTCCAGGTCCTCGACCAGCCCGCCGGGCTCGGCGACCAGCACCGAGCTGAACGGCGCGTCGCTCCACAGCGGTTCACCGACGTCGAGCGAAGCGCCCGGCGCCACGATGACGCCCTCGACCTGCGGCGAAGCGGCCAGCACCGCGAGCGGGCGGAGCACCTTGTCGGTGTCGGCGAGTCCGGCACGCACCGAGAGGACCAGCTCGGCGCGCGGCCCCTGAACCGGGTCGGCGAGGGTGGCGGTGGGGTCGGACATGGGGTGCGCGGACATCCCGAGCGTGGCGTAGCGGACGACGGCCGGATCACGGGCATCCATGAAGCGCAGCACCTCGATCCGGTCCGTACCGAGGAACGTCACGGCCGCGCGGGCGTCCGGCTCGCCCAGCGCTGAGCGCAGCCGGGCTTCGACCAGAGCGAGAACATCTGCCATGAGCCAGAGCATAGAGCGCGTATCGAACAGGCAAAGTGGGGGCTTGACGCTTCAGCCGACTGATAGTCTTGGCCGCTGGTCAGGGCAGCATCATCGTCCCCCACGGGGGACCGGCCGGAGGAGGTGGGACTGCGATGGATCGAGATCCGAGTCGACCGTGCAGCACAAGCCGCTCTTCCGCGCATTGTTTGTGTTCTCTGTGACCTGAGACCCTGCATACCCGGCCGCAACACCGGGAAACCTTCTGAGTCTCATGGCATTTCGCACGCCGGAAGAGCACCTCGCTTCTGTCTGATCCGTGTCTGTAGCGAACGCCGTCACCGCGACGCCGCGGTTCCGCCCGCTTTGCGGACGTATGAGACCAACACCTCGATACGCCCCCATTCCGGGCAGTGCCACGCCCGCCGACGGCCTCTCCGTGAAGGAGTCCCGCCATGTCGATGATCCGTGACCTGCGCGCAGCGGTCCGTCCCTCCCTGCGCAAGGGCAGCTCCACGCACAGCAATTACGACCCGACCCGAGACCCATCGGCCAGCAGCGCGGTGGTGGACTGCGCGGTCTACCGGGACGGCGTACGTGAAGCGGGCAAGAAGTGCCTGACGCCGCGTGAGGCCCTGAAGCACGCCCACGAGTCGGGCGGTTTCACCTGGATCGGTCTCCATGAAC
This window harbors:
- a CDS encoding TetR/AcrR family transcriptional regulator codes for the protein MTAIEQTEAARPRGTRLPRRARRNQLLGAAQEVFVAQGYHSAAMDDIAERAGVSKPVLYQHFPGKLDLYLALLDQHCESLLQAVRTALASTTDNKLRVAATMDAYFAYVQDEGGAFRLVFESDLTNEPAVRERVERVSLQCAEAISDIIAGDTGLSKEESMLLAVALGGVSQVVARYWLSSESGIPRDTAVQLLTSLAWRGIAGFPLHGSDQS
- a CDS encoding DUF3107 domain-containing protein gives rise to the protein MEVKIGVQHAPREIVLESGQSAEEVERSVADALAGKAQLLSLTDDKGRKVLVPADRIAYVELGEPATRRVGFGAL
- a CDS encoding ferritin-like fold-containing protein, which translates into the protein MQTPDTAKEQTGIAAQNWETASADPRYHAAVVDLLGALAYGELAAFERLAEDAKLAPTLGDKAALAKMASAEFSHFERLAERLSAIDVEPTASMEPFAQALDDFHRQTAPSDWLEGLVKAYVGDSIASDFYREVAARLDTDTRELVLGVLDDTGHGNFAVEKVRAAIEAEPRVGGRLALWARRLMGEALSQAQRVVADRDALSTMLVGGVSDGFDLAEVGRMFTRITEAHTKRMAALGLAA
- a CDS encoding DEAD/DEAH box helicase, which gives rise to MTLPVALAGSDVIGQAKTGTGKTLGFGLPLLERVTVPADVEAGRAKPELLTDAPQALVVVPTRELCQQVTNDLQTAGKARNVRVLAIYGGRAYEPQVEALKKGVDIIVGTPGRLLDLAGQKKLNLGHIRALVLDEADEMLDLGFLPDVERIMSMLPARRQTMLFSATMPGAVISLARRYMSQPTHIRATSPDGEGQTVANITQHIFRAHSMDKPELVSRILQADGRGLAMIFCRTKRTAADIAEQLATRGFASGAVHGDLGQGAREQALRAFRNGKVDVLVCTDVAARGIDVDDVTHVINYQSPEDEKTYLHRIGRTGRAGKSGTAITLVDWDDIPRWKLINKALDLPFDEPEETYSTSAHLYELLGIPTGTKGVLPRADRTRAGLGAEAVEDLGETGGRGRKASVPAPAVKEERAPRTPRQRRRTRNGAPLTESGAAAPAAEAVTERSAPADQADNADEVRAPRRRRRTRSSGADTQTAVAEAAVVAPAAPVAEAEAPAAVKPKRTRTRTAKATGTKAAEAEAPAAAAAEPETAEAKPRRRRTRAPKAAQPES
- a CDS encoding alpha/beta fold hydrolase; translated protein: MSRPLTFAPPAGTHAGPLRTSRGTFASLVTPAAGSAAPEPRPTVLLLPGFTGSKEDFTAMLQPLATAGYRVVAVDGRGQYETPGPDDQAAYTQGELARDLLAQAAAVGTPVHLVGHSLGGQIARAAVLLDPAPFASLTLISSGPAEVTAAQQQKIKLLTDALARLGMEQVWEAMRAMGPPQDADTDGEPALRRRWLMHNPAQLMATGRQLSTEPDRVDELAALPLARHVVSGESDDTWPVPLLDEMAVRLGAVRSVIAGAEHSPNTDRPERTAEALTAFWDRHCG
- a CDS encoding NYN domain-containing protein, giving the protein MNDPDISAQLERTNALLQRVLSEVSKTPSTHAIFVDAGYVYAAAGLLVTGNEDRRSFDLDAEGLIEAFIDRARTIFADSRLLRVYWYDGARRRIHTPEQQSIAELPDVKVRLGNLNANNQQKGVDSLIRTDLESLARHRAISDAALVGGDEDLVSAVEAAQGYGARVHLWGIEAGEGRNQAEPLLWEVDSQRTFDLDFWKPYVGRRPVTVYEEGTPPPSREDVRFIGAQIAATWLSERGRQTLAELLPGRPYLPGPVDQDLLVDAERLLQRSLRGHGDLRRALRDGFWNHLQSQY
- a CDS encoding MarC family protein, yielding MFDVAVFGSLFVTLFVIMDPPGITPIFLALTAGRPAKVQRRMAGQAVAVALGVITVFGLLGQQILDYLHVSVPALMIAGGLLLLLIALDLLTGKTDEPTQTKDVNVALVPLGMPLLAGPGAIVSVILAVQHASTVAQQVSVWAAIVAMHVVLWVTMRYSLLIIRVIKDGGVVLVTRLAGMMLSAIAVQQIINGITQVIKAG
- a CDS encoding PHP domain-containing protein produces the protein MRIDLHTHSTASDGTDTPAELMRNAAAAGLDVVALTDHDSTRGHAEARAALPAELTLVAGAELSCRLAGTAEADGIGLHMLAYLFDPDEPEFLRERELVRDDRVPRARTMVRKLQELGVPITWEQVARIAGDASLGRPHIATALVELGVVETVSDAFTGEWLADGGRAYAEKHELDPFTAVRLVKQAGGVTVFAHPQAVKRGRVVPESVIADLAACGLDGIEVDHMDHDEPTRARLRGLAADLGLLITGSSDYHGSRKFVELGACTTHPDVYGEITRRATGAFPVPGAGGHSA
- a CDS encoding DUF6758 family protein encodes the protein MRGEPSCPKCGGRVRAPGLFADAWQCDVDGVIYPLQPVLPPSVDALEVVASRARVPVWMPWPLPIGWLFTGVVSAGDDRSGGRATAVACSGPGPLEGPGELLLVAEELGVGLGARYAGIEGPDPGQYIDVNKPPQAKVLAAGRPTPLWRIESPTDRAVFAGEARGLWLWAILWPEQSGLLMYDELVLTDLREVGTEVELLPCGALSPRILG
- a CDS encoding MFS transporter; the encoded protein is MPGEDPFDEGAGSILRQPMAVWATAGASVVAFMGIGLVDPILPSIAKGLQATPSQVSLLFTSYFLITAVAMLVTGWVSSRIGGKKTLLAGLALVVVFAALSGTSGSVGELVGFRAGWGLGNALFVSTALAVIVGAAAGGSAAAILLYESALGLGMACGPLVGALLGNASWRYPFFGTAALMAIGFVCISFLLREQPKPARKTSLLDPIRALGHGGLASVAGSAFFYNYAFFTVLAFTPFVLNMTPYKSGAVFFGWGLLLAVFSVLVAPRLQKRFGTLKVLGASLVLLAADLVVLGYGSHTTAIVCTILSGAFIGLNNTVYTELALGVSDAPRPVASAGYNFVRWFAAAAAPFLAPHIEGWTDIHIPFVVAAAAAVLGALVVWVRRTALTHEAEELEPVHATEDGVSAFVN
- a CDS encoding suppressor of fused domain protein, coding for MADVLALVEARLRSALGEPDARAAVTFLGTDRIEVLRFMDARDPAVVRYATLGMSAHPMSDPTATLADPVQGPRAELVLSVRAGLADTDKVLRPLAVLAASPQVEGVIVAPGASLDVGEPLWSDAPFSSVLVAEPGGLVEDLELDAPLDPVRFLPLLPMTDNEAAWKRVHGAAELQERWLARGTDLRDPLRRSVPLD